The Lycium ferocissimum isolate CSIRO_LF1 chromosome 8, AGI_CSIRO_Lferr_CH_V1, whole genome shotgun sequence DNA segment ctaaaaatatttgtgtggttataaatcatctcgttAGGCGtaaaaggtaaaatttaaagttaaattattgaCAAATAAGAAAATGCATCATTTTTCTTTCTGGGACggactaaaaatgaaagtatatcacataaagtgggacagagggagtagtattaTGTGTTTTATTGTAAAATATGAATAACAAATGCCAAATGTTAGACTATAACACTAGAAATAGAACGATATAtaatcaagaagcaaataagaaaatacttaAATCACGCTCGCTTCGACTTGTTATAGTCCTCAATCCTAGAGTTAAATGGaataattttgatttgatataaacaaGTGTggatacattttttttcttttcaaattgctaatctctgatttttttttccttcaataatttagattttggtggacaATGATTATCTTTCCATTTTCCCTCTTCATTATTACGGTATATACAGGATCTGCCAAATTCTCTCCATTTCTACATAAATTACTTACTAAGTTACAAAAGGACAAACGACAATAGTTGTCTTAAATTAAGGTCATCAatcagaaaagaaaatataaactGTCCATATACACAAGCTGCTTTTTTCATGCAAGACCCTCAAACCATATAAGGGAAAACTCATAAACCAAAATCTTTCTCTTGTATAACAAATTCATAATCATGTCTTCAAAAAAACATTTTGTGCTTGGCTTTTTCCTTGTGATTTTATTTGTAAATGCAGCTTCAATAGATTATGGAACAGCACTTACTAAATCTTTATTGTATTATGAAGCACAAAGATCAGGAAAATTGCCTCCTAACCAACGTGTGCAATGGCATGGAGACTCAGCCCTTAAAGATGGCAAAGACTTAGGGGTATATATATTCAAGCTctctaaacttttttttttttttcattttattgggTCGAACGTCCGACGGGTctaagatttaaattttattgattCGAGTTGGAAACTGCCACATCTCACTTGATTTACTGAGTTCTAAATCTATTAGTAgtagttatatttttttaaagtaaatcttctaacatatatatgtatatacacaatcTCATCAATCAAAGTTGTTTGATTCGAATGAACTCATAATTTGTACACTAGGTCTGGCCTCAGTAAAATATAGGGTATGCTCATTCACCTCGTAAAAAGCAAGGTCGGGCAAGCATGTTCCTTCATATGAGGATGAAAGGCAAATCTAGAATCAATAGTCAATAGGTTCAAAACACGTGCATGATGCACACAAGcataattagtttttttttttttttttttttttgcacaagTAAACACATGTGGTACAACAGGTCCAACTGAATTTATTGTTTTCGACTCATTCCATAAGTACATTATCCCAaaaaatatatgtttgtatgtgattcatatataAGCACAATTAATAACAACTATATATGTCTTACTTCTAAATAAATCATAGTCGGCTATCAAAAATGTGGATCCAAGATTTTGATTTGATGAGTTCAGTCTTTAGGTTATTAATAGTGAACTCATTAAACGTTTGAAGTTACGAGTTCAAAATCTATTATTTAGTAAAATTCTAATGATTTTCCACATACTTCTATACTGTGTTCGAAAATAATGGATTTATATAAACCCATTACTTATATCGCCCATCACTCTCTATCGACGATGTGAATTCTCGTTGATCATGTACTCCTAAATGatttcataactatatataatcaaaaaaaattgtttaaaaggaaactttttGATTCCCATCAGTATTTTTCCTATTTCCAATTAGATTGACTTAACAGGAGGATACTACGACGCTGGAGACAACGTGAAATTCGGATTTCCAATGGCATTCACAGTAACAATGCTATCATGGAGCGTAATCGAATTCGAGCACCAACTAAACTCCAAAAACGAACTGAAAAATGCACTGAATGCAATCAAATGGGGCACTGATTATTTCATAAAAGCACATAAAGAGCCTCATGTTTTATATGGCGAAATCGGAGATGGAAATTCTGATCATCAGTGTTGGGAAAGGCCTGAAGATATGACAACTCTGAGGAATGCTTATAAAATTGATGAACAACATCCCGCTCCGACTCAAACTGGTGAAACGGCCGCAAGATCGTCGCTATGGCCATTGCTTTTAGCAGGTCGGACCCGGGTTATTCGAAGCAGCTTCTTACTCATGCCAAAGAGGTGACAACTAAGCTCTTACTAATATTCGAATTCAAGATATATGCATTGATCTGTAATCTAAGGGTTATTCGCAGCAACTTCTTACTCATGCCAAAGAGGTGACAACTAAGGTCTTACTAGCTAGTATtcgaatttaagttatatgcacTGATCTGTAACTTAATTACTATCACGTtacttattattattgtttaccCTTGTTTAATATAATGATTTAAAGTTATACATAGTGATGTTGTAAGAGATATTTACATAATCAATATAACGTAATAACAAATGAATTTTTAAGATAAGCATTAATGGTAATGGTGGAGCCAGAAGTTCTCTATACTATAGAAGTTCTCTTTATACATAGAGGAATCAACAAGTTAGATATTATAGTAATTTTTTGCCTATATGCGCAGTGCAATTTTTTGATGAAGGAGTTTTGAATCTTGTAAAATGATAACTGATCTGCTATAAGGAATATAACCTTGTACTGACATTACATGTAACTTAATTTCTAACCTAAATAATAATCAAATAGAAATAAAGGGTGCTCGTTTTTCAGATTCTGACCCAAAAATAAGGAATTAGTTTTTGGTAGTTTATTTATGATTGTGGAAATTGGTAAGGTAACAAATAGGGGTAATAACAAAACAACTTTTCTTTAGGAAAAACAGCTCAGCAATTTCTTTTTGGGGTTTCCCGCTGTTTTCGTTTTAAAATTtgtttgcaaaaaaaaaaaaaaaaaagaaggatatttttcaaaaataattgcTCCAAGATACATTTTCCCAATTAAATCAGCATAAATTATTATAACAGTAAGTCGTAATCTTGATATCTGTGTAAACTTAACTGATTGAGCTTGTTGCTTTTCATATACGTAAGAAAGATGAAAggtttaattaattatttacatTAAAATTATAACTGATCAGTGTTGTTATGTGATGACCTATTTGTGAGTCAAATGTAATTGATTCATTGTGCAATTTTTTGCAGTTATTTGATTTTGCTAAAAAGTTCCCAGGCGAGTACCAAACTAGCATTTCTATGGCAGGTCAATTCTACAGTAGCTCCGGTTATGAGGTAAAATTAATGCATACTACTCCTCAATCTCAATTTATATGGTGTTGTTTGACTTGGCATacaatttaataaagaaaataaggCTTTTGAAATAAATGACCtaaaacaaattataaatatttgtgCTGCTATAAAGTATTTCATTAAgggacaaataaaaaaattaaagttaaattatttttaaataaaaaataatgacatttttttaagatagactaaaaaggaaactATGTTACACAAGTGATATCAAGTGTCAGTAACTACGTTCTAAACTTAACTTTTGCCCATAACtagtggttttaaaaaaaaaaacataatttaaaCTAAAGCTATTTGCTTCCGTCGAATCCATGCATAGCTTCTAGCGCCACCCCTGAATTATAGCAATTGAGGAAAATGGCTATTTTTATAAAGTGATCTACTCTTGAGAAGCCAATGAGATATCTATATGTTTTCCCCTTCTAATTTGGGCTTGAAACAGGATGAACTATTGTGGGCTGCTGTTTGGTTGCTAAAAGCCACACAAGACAAAAGATACCTGGATTACATCAATGATAAATCCACAAGTTCTGGAGGCACCAGATCCATGTTTTCATGGGATGACAAATATGTTGGTGCTCAACTCCTCATTGCCAAGGTAATCAATTAACTGTTCTCTTGAGTCTATTACTGATCTTTTATACTATTGTTAAGTGATGTTTTATAACTTTAGTAGATATACTATTTATCAAATTGAATGatcatttgaaaattttagttagagattcaagaaaatactaaaaTACAACATCTCGAATTTAAACCTATAAtctaaagaaaattttgaaccTTACCTATTAGTCTAGAGTTTTCGTTATGTCGAGTGGATTCGGCACTAATAATTTACATAAGAGTTTTTGACACTCTTGATCATCCAGCCCAAGCTTACAATCGAAATAGTTCATGTTTTTCACTATTTCAGCCCTTACCCGTGTAGGCACATATTGTATATAATTTGAAAACTAGATCACTTCTCTATTTCCCTTCTTCAACCCAAACACCTCTTGATTGTTTGTTTACAGATTAATTTGTTATTGTGTCTAGAGCTCAAATCATGGTtgttcttgttttgttttgtgaGATTCAGgtgataaaaataatattagaaAGGAAATTCGCCATTATTGGACAAGTTAACAATACCTTTTGCAATATCTAATAGTTTTGGCTTAAATTCTGTGTTGTtgcaaaaaaatcaattttaataTATACTACAAATTATAAATGTAGAACACAGCAACTCCAAAATTCTAAAATCCAGACCCCATAAATCCTGAATCTGTCTCTAATCATTTGCTCATTATAATTCTCCAATGAAGGATATTCAATTGAACTATATATCTTCATTAACTTTATTCTGTCCCTAATCGTGAgtatataaaagttaaactcCCCACGAAACGGCCGGTTCTTAATGCACATTATTAATCGTTTGTTTCCATTATATTCATGCAACGAATTACAGGATCTGCTGGAGAAGAAATTTCCAGGGAAGGAGAATTCGTTGAgtgaattcaagaaaaatgcaGAGGAATTCATATGCAACTGTATCCAAAAAGGAAACAGCAATGTAAAGAAGAGTAGTGGAGGACTACTATGGTGGCAACCTTGGAATAATCTTCAATATGTCACAGCTGCAACATTTGTCATAACCAGTTATGCAGATAAACTATCTGCCACTAAAAATTCTTTGCAATGCACTAGTGGAAAGGTGGAACCTTTGCAACTAATCACATTCGTCAAATCCCAGGTACACACATGTACATATTTTACTATCCCAAAATCCAATTAACACGGTCCAAACATTAAACACATGGTAATCTTAATTatt contains these protein-coding regions:
- the LOC132068379 gene encoding LOW QUALITY PROTEIN: endoglucanase 14-like (The sequence of the model RefSeq protein was modified relative to this genomic sequence to represent the inferred CDS: inserted 1 base in 1 codon), with product MSSKKHFVLGFFLVILFVNAASIDYGTALTKSLLYYEAQRSGKLPPNQRVQWHGDSALKDGKDLGIDLTGGYYDAGDNVKFGFPMAFTVTMLSWSVIEFEHQLNSKNELKNALNAIKWGTDYFIKAHKEPHVLYGEIGDGNSDHQCWERPEDMTTLRNAYKIDEQHPAPTQTGETAAXIVAMAIAFSRSDPGYSKQLLTHAKELFDFAKKFPGEYQTSISMAGQFYSSSGYEDELLWAAVWLLKATQDKRYLDYINDKSTSSGGTRSMFSWDDKYVGAQLLIAKDLLEKKFPGKENSLSEFKKNAEEFICNCIQKGNSNVKKSSGGLLWWQPWNNLQYVTAATFVITSYADKLSATKNSLQCTSGKVEPLQLITFVKSQVDYILGENPRKMSYMVGFGTNYPKKIHHRGASIVSIKKDHNPVSCHEGFTLWFDKNAPNPNVLDGAIVGGPDLSDNYNDDRNNFQQAEAATANTAPLVGVLARLAS